Genomic window (Ureibacillus composti):
ATCTATATTTTGAAAGTTAAGAAAATTGTAATATTAGCTGTAAATCTTTCTGATTATTCTGAAGGGGAAAAAATAGGGATACTCTGCAGTACTATGCCTTCCCTTGGAGAAAAGACAAAACTATAGGAGGAAAAGAATATGAATTTTACAGGAGAATTACGTATACCAAATGTTATTCATTATGGAAAAGACAGTCTTTCCAAATTGGGGAAAGAGGCAAGTAAGTTAGGATCAAAAGCATTGTTAATTAGTGACAAGCCTATGAATGATTTAGGGTATGTGAATCAGATCATTGAATCTCTTCAAAAAGAAAATATTCACACAACTATATACTTAGGCGTGGACTCAGAAACAAAAGATACTCATGTTGAAGAGGCTTTGGCTATTTTTAAAGAGCAGAGCTGTGATTTAATTGTTGCTCTAGGCGGAGGAAGCTGTATTGATGCAGCGAAAGCAGTCGCTTTATTGGCTACAAATGAAACTGAATTAATTGAATATGTGGGCGGGAAGAAAGAAATAGAAAATGATCTCGTTCCAGTCATCGCTATTCCAACAACAGCTGGTACAGGGTCTGAAGTAACGGATGCGCTCGTTGTAACGCATACAACGAAAGATATCAAAATGATGATTAAACAACCTAAAATAACTCCAAAGGTTGCGATTGTTGATCCAATATTGACGCAATCAGCTCCAAAAATGTTGACTGTTGCAACGGGGATTGATGCACTATGCCATGCATTAGAAGCATATATTTCACGCAAGTCACATCCTTTGACTGATACTCTAGCGTTGTCCTCAATTAAATTAATTGTTGAAAACATTCAACGTGTATATGTTGATGGAAAAGATTTAGAAGCGAGATCGCAAATGGCTTTAGCTTCAATGCAAGCTGGAATTGCTTTTTCAAATTCATCTGTATGTCTAGTTCATGGGATGTCTCGTCCGATTGGTGCGCTTTTCCATGTACCACATGGAATTTCAAACGCCATGCTTTTATCAGCCGTATTAGATTTTAGTCTAGAAAGTTGTACTGAAAAACTTGCTCAAATTGGAAGAGCTATTTTAGAGAACGTGGACACGGATTCTGATGACGTAGTAGCCGAAAAAACGGTTTTGTATATTAAACAACTATGTGTTGAATTAGGTATTCCTAATCTTAAAGCATGGGGAATTAATGATGAACAATTTGAAAACTCATTAGAAAAAATGGCTACAGATGCGCTAGCTAGTGGAAGTCCTGGAAATAACCCACGAATTCCTACCAAAGAAGAAATAATCGATCTTTATCGAGTTGCTTTTACTTATGACTATAAAAACGTGAAAGTTCTAAATGGATAGTATTGAACCGATGAAGGGACATTGCTATATTCTTTAGTACCCTAGGTTATATTACTTTAGTTTCATAGATTGGGAGTAAAGTCTTTAGCAATTATTGTGATAGCTAGATGAGTACTAATAGATGATCAAAATGTAAACGCACTCATCTATTAAATATTTAATTTTATACTACTTGCCACATGAGGAGAGATAGAAAAATGAGTGAAAACATTAGACTTGGATTTATAGGATTAGGAAATATGGGATTTCCAATGTCAGAAAATTTAATTAAAAGCAAGTATACAGTGTATGGTTTTGACATTAATCCAACTGCTATTAGTAAATTTAAAGAACTAGGAGGACAAGTATGTCAAAGCATTAAAGAAGTAGTTCAGCAAGTAGACGTGCTATTCCTTAGCTTGCCTTCACCAGCTATTGTTGAGAAAACATTTTATGAAGAAGGAATTATTAAGTATAGCCCTGAAGGTTTAATGATTATTGATACAAGTACAGTAAACCCTGAATTGAACCGTACTATATTTAATGTTTGCCAAGAAAATAACTTAAAGTACTTAGGAGCTCCAGTTAGTGGTGGTGTAATTGGTGCTGTTAATGCAACCCTAACTTTTATGGTTGGAGGGCCAAAAGCATACTTTGATGAAGTACTTCCATTATTAAATGTTTTAGGGAAAAACTTGTTCCACGTAGGTGAAAGTCCAGATAGTGGTACGGTAATTAAGTTAATCAATAACTTGATGATTGGCTTCTATACTCAGGCTGTTGGAGAGGCTTTAACTCTTGGTGAAAACATGGGCTTAGATCATGAACGTATGTTTGAGATCTTAAGTGTAAGCTATGGTCAAAGTAGAATTTATGAAAGAAACTATAAAGAATATATAGCAGAAAATAACTATGAACCGGGCTTTACTACGAATCTACTATTAAAAGATTTAAAGATTGCTAAGCAAATGGCTGAGGAATGTAAAGTGAAACTGCCTATTGGGGAGCAACTAGTAGACTGGTATACAAAGATAGCAAATGAAGGCTACGGAGATAATGATATGTCTGCTGCTTACTTAATGACGAAAGATCTAGCAAAAAAAGCAATAGAAATCAAATAAACGACGAGAATAGGAGAATTACTATGAGCCAAACAACTACTTTAAATAAATTCTATAACATTATTGGGGGTCAATCTGTACCTTCATCTTCAGGAGAAACATTCATTGTCGAAAACCCAGCAAATAAAGAAATGAAACTTGGAGTATTCCAACAATCTACTGAAGCAGAATTAAATCAAGCAGTTCAAGCTGCAAAAGAAACATTGCCTGCATGGAAAAATGTAGCTGCACCTTCACGTGGACAATATGTTTATAGAGCAGCACAATACATTGAGGATCATGCAGAAGAATTTAAAGAGCAATTGATTCTTGAGGTAGGAAAATCATATAAAGATGCTGATGCAGAAGTAATTCGTACGATTAGAGCGATGCGCTTTTTAGCAGGTGAAGCTGAAAGATTAAAAGGAGAAACAATTCCATCTTGGGACGCAACTGTGCGAGGATTTACGAAACGCGAACCAATTGGTGTAGTTGGTGTCATTACTCCATGGAATGTGCCTCTTGCTATTTCTGCTTGGAAAATTGCGACTGCATTAGTATGTGGATGTACGGTTGTCTATAAGCCTGCAAGTATTACACCAGTAGTAAGCTATAAATTAATGGAAGCTTATGAGTCTGTTAATCTACCAGCAGGAGTTATTAATATTGTAACTGGATCTGGTTCAGTGATCGGAAATGCGATGGCAAAACATAAAGATATTAATGCGATTACTTTCACAGGTTCTAATCCAGTTGGAAACCAAATCAATCAAGTGATAGCTAGTAGAGGAGCTCGCTTCCAAGCTGAAATGGGTGGAAAAAATCCTTTTGTCGTATTAGAAGATGCTGATTTAGAACTAGCGACAACTCATGCAATTGAAGGTGGATTTGGAGAAAGTGGTCAACGTTGTACAGCTACAAGCCGAGTAATCCTACTTAAAGGAATTGCTGATCAATTTGTTGAGCTACTTGTTGAAAAGGTGAAAAATCTTAAGGTAGGAAATCCACTGAACCCTGAAAATCAGATGGGTCCAGTTGCTGAGGAAAAGGCGATGAATGAAATCCTGAATTATATTGAAATTGGGAAGCAAGAAGGGGCTCAATTACTTACAGGAGGCCACCGCTTAACTGATGGGGAACTAGCTAAAGGATATTTTGTTGCTCCAACAATCTTCCGTGGGGTTACTCCAAAAATGACGATTGCTCAAGAAGAAATCTTTGGTCCGGTGATCAGCATTATGGAAGTAGACACTTATGAAGAAGCTCTTGAGTGGGCTAACGATATTGAATATGGTCTTTCTTCTACAATCTATACGAATGATATGGGGAAAGCTCTGCACTTTATCGACAATATCCAAGCTGGATTCACTCATGTAAACATGATGACGATGTATAGTGAGCCTCATTTCCCATTTGGCGGTATTAAGGGTACTGGTCTTGGCGGATTTAGAGAGCAGGGAAGTGTAGGAATCGACTTCTTCACTGAATGGAAAACTGCATATCTTAAGTCTCAAAGTTAAATCTAGTATTTTTAAACGAAAATGAGTTAAATCCGGTGAAAGCATATGGAATACACACCATTAACTGAATTGATTTAAAAATACATTTTATTAATCCCAGTAAAACTATCATTATTCCATACGGGCCATGTCTATAATTCTAAGTGGCTCGTATGGATAAGTAATAGTTAAAGAGAAAACGCTTACAAATGTGCTCAAGATAACTGAGGAGTTATTATTCAGGTTGATTGAAGCATTCAAAGAATATACCTATAAAATTAAAGAAGGTGCTAAATAATGGATCTAATTATTATACTACTAGCGCTAGGACTTCTTATGTTGATTGCTTATCGAGGATTCTCGGTTATCTTATTCGCTCCACTTTGTGCATTGCTTGCAGTTATATTAACGGAACCGAATTATGTATTACCGTTCTTCTCTAATATCTTTATGCAAAAAATGGTTGACTTTATTAAAATGTACTTCCCTGTGTTCTTACTCGGGGCAATTTTCGGAAAAGTAGTTGAGATGTCTGGAGTAGCTGAATCAATCTCCAAATCAATCGTGAAAGTGGTTGGAGCAAAAAGAGCTATTTTAGCAATTGTCATGATGACGGCTATCTTAACTTATAGTGGCGTAAGTGTGTTCGTTGTAGCCTTTGCCGTTTATCCATTTTCGGTAAAATTATTCCAAGAAGCAAATATTCCAAAAAGATTAATCCCTGGTACTATTGCTTTAGGAGCGCTTACCTTTACGATGGATGCTTTGCCAGGAACACCTCAAATACAAAATGTTATCCCTACATCGTATTTTAAAACAGATATTTATGCAGCCCCGACTCTTGGTATTATTGGTGCAATCTTTGTATTTACATGTGGGATGCTATATTTAGAATCACGTAGACGGAAAGCACATGCAAACGGTGAGGGATACTTAGGTTTTGCAGATGACGCATCGTTAGCTCAAAAGGAAATGGCTGCAACTGCAGATATTTCTATTTCTCAAATTGAGGAAAATAAAACTGATTCCATTCATTGGGCGCGACAGTTGTTGGCATTTTTACCTTTGATTCTTGTAGGAGTAACAAATAAATTTTTCACTGCCACTCTTCCAAAGTGGTATCCAAATGGTTTTGATTTTGCTAGCATTGGGATGGAGTCTTTCGGTAAGATTGAAATTTCCAGTGTAGTTGGGATCTGGTCTGTAGAATTAGCCCTTGTCATTGGAATTATCGCAAGTATTTGCTTTAATTGGAGTGCGGTTTTTGAGAATTTTAAAGTAGGCGTCAACCAAAGTATTGGTGGAGCTTTACTAGCAGCCATGAACACAGGTGCTGAATATGGCTTTGGTGGTGTAATTGCAGCACTTCCTGGTTTTGGTATTGTTCGTGATGGGATTTCACAGACATTTACAAACCCGTTAGTAAACAGTGCGGTTACAACGAATGTGTTAGCAGGGATTACGGGCTCTGCTTCTGGAGGGATGGGTATTGCATTAAGTGCCATGGGTGAGCAATATATGGCAGCTGCAACTAAATACAACATTCCACCAGAAGTTATGCACCGAGTTATATCCATGGCCTCAGGCGGTATGGATTCTTTACCGCATAATGGAGCCGTTATTACAATACTTGCGGTAACAGGAATGACACATAAACAATCTTATAAGGACATATTTGCCCTTACAATCATTAAAACACTAGCATGTTTCTTCATCATCTTAGTGTACAGTCTTACAGGGCTTGTATAATAAGCGGATTGGAATACGTCCTTGGGAAAATAAAGTCTAGTTAATAAAATTAAACTTGATAGAGTAATTAAATATGGTTTTTAATGCTTTAAAAAACGTAATAGTTTAAAACCAGTATCCGCCTAAAAGTGGATTCTGGTTTTTTATTTTGGTTACTTATATTTTTTTCAAACCATGCGATTTGGAACGCATAGATTGTCATCTAAATGAAAACGCTTCGGCATGCTCATCTAGTCTTCTACGGATTCAAATGTGACAGCTTCAGCTAGTAAAGGAATAGTAGTAGCTGGAGCTATTACAAAACATTTCTGAAAAACACAGGTTGTAACTTGTATTTTCTCAGACCTCAATTCAAAATCCCATGTTGATACAAAAACGCAACAGCATGTGTACGATTAGACGTATTGGTTTTATCCATGACATTTTTAATATATTTCTTAATTGTTGTTTCACTAATTTCTAATAAACTGGAGATTTGCTTGGAGCTGTAACCGACCGCCAAACACTTCATAACTTCAAATTCACGTTTGGATAGTTTGATCGAATTGTTTTCATCAAAACTTAAGTGCTTGACGAAGAGCTCACCGATTGTTCGACTAAAATCTTTCGCCTCTACTAGCAATTGTTGTTGGAAAATTGATTTGAATTTGGTACCTAGGAAATAGCCGATTACCACCTGATTAAATAAAACAGGTACTACAAGAAGGGCATTGTTTTTTTCAGAAACAACATATTTTCTTGTAATTTTTAAATGATAATTATTCCCTTCGAAATACTTTGGACATTGTGCATGAATTGCCTCAAAAATTGCAGGAATAGTTGTGACATCATCACGAATCGACATAATATTTTTGATCTCATAATCTGCGATTGAAATGATTCCCTCAGCTAAATGATCGATAGGAGAATATCTAAAAAGTAAAGCTTCTTCTAAAGAGAAGGTAGAAAGAAATACCTCCATTAAATCCTGGATTTTTTGAGCTTGACTATCGATTGTTTTGATTCTCTCAATATCATTTTTCCAACTACTCTGTTTGATCAAATACGGACACCTCTCCTTGTGAAATGAGTTATCAAAACATGAACTTGGAACGAAATCTAGCGAAAAGTATACAAATTGGAGAAAAAACAAACTAAAAGTAGGTAGTGAACTATAGAAAAGTAGGAATATATTTCGAAAGTTAAGAAAATTATAATAGTTTTTGTAAGTGTTTTCAAATTTTCTTATACGAAAAAGGGGGAAACAAAATGGCAAATTTAACTGAAAAAGCAAAAGCATATTTAGAGAACTTTTATAATGGTCCTAAGATTGAATCCTTTGATCCAATTCAGCTAAAAGAAATCTTAGCACAAGCTCCTGTTCCGCCTCAAGATGACCTACCAAATATTCATCAAATTGAAGAGCGTTTTATTAAAGCAAAAGACGGCGAAGAAATTCGTCTTCGTATTTATACACCAGAAGGAGAGGGACCATTCCCTGTTTTAGTTTATTACCACGGTGGTGGCTGGGTAATCGGTTCAGTTGAAGGATTTGAAGCGGCAAACCGTTTAGTCGCAACGGAAGGGAATGTGGTGGTTGTGTCGGTCGACTATCGTTTAGCACCTGAAAATCCATATCCAACACCAATTGAAGATTGCTATGCTGCACTTGAATGGGTAGCTGCAAATGCTGCTGAAATTAAAGGGGATGCATCCCAAATTTCGGTTGGTGGGGATAGCGCAGGTGGAAACTTATCTACTGTTGTTGCGAAAAAAGCTTTAGATAATAATGGTCCAACGATTCAATCTCAAATTCTAATTTATCCTGTAACAAATTTAGAGTTTGAAACAAATTCATATAATCAGTTTGCAGAAGGATTCGGACTAGACCGTGATCTAATGAAGTGGTTTGGCATTCATTACGTAGGAGATGAAAAACTATACAATGAGCCAGATGTTTCTCCTTTAAAATATGATTCTGTTCAAGGATTACCTCCTGCAATTGTGATTGCTGCAGAAAATGATGTTTTATTAGATGAAGGAAAGGCATATGCAGAGAAATTAAAACAAGATGGTGTAGAGGTTCAATATGAGCTAATTCCTGGTGTTATACACGGTTATTACAGCATCATGCCGTTCTTTGCGGATGAAACAAAACAAACTGTACAACTGATCGTAAATTTCTTAAATAAGGTTAAGCAAGAAGCGTAATTCGGAAAAAGAAAAGAGGGAGAGGGGATTATCTCGCTTTTTAAATAAAAAATAGACCAAAACGAGGGGAGATCATTTGATGACAAATCACTATGATGCATTAGTTATTGGCGCTGGGTTTTCTGGAATTTACATGACGTATAAGTTGCGTACGGAAGGGTTTACAGTTAAAACGTTAGAAAAAGCGGCAGGTGTTGGAGGGGTGTGGTATTTTGCCCGTTATCCAGGTGCACGTTGTGATTCAGATAGTGTCTATTATAATTACATCTTTTCGGAAGAATTATATAAAAAATGGTCATGGTCTACTCGATTCGCTGGACAAGACGAAATATTAAGTTACTTAAATTTTGCTGCTGATGAACTTGATGTGAAAAAGCATATGCAATTTTACACGGAAGTGAAACAAGCTGAATGGGATGAAGACAAAAACATTTGGCGAGTCACAACTGATCAAGGAGAAGAATTTACAGCAACCTATCTAATCTCAGGGGTAGGATGCTTATCTACTTCGAATATCCCTAATTTTGAATGGCGTGACAGCTTTAAAGGAGAAAGCTACCACACAGGGGCATGGCCGCATACGCCGGTCGATTTCAAAGGCAAACGTGTCGGTGTCATTGGGACAGGCTCTAGTGGTGTGCAATCGATCCCTGTGATTGCCCAAGAGGCAGAAGAGGTATTTGTATTCCAACGTACGCCGCAATACTCAGTTCCTACACGAAATCGTCAATTTACAGAGGAAGAAATCGCTCAATTTAAAGCGGAGTTCTTAGAGGCACGCGAAATAATGAAAGCGTCTCCATCTGGTCTACCTATTCCACGCTCAACAAAATCTGTTGTTGGGACACCGGAAGAAGAGCGTCTTGCCATTTTAGAAGATGCTTGGGAAAAAGGTGGAATGATACTAAATAATGCATTCTACGACATTGTAACAGATCCAGAATCTAATGAAATAGTGTCAGAATTCCTTCGAAATAAAATTCGCGAAAAGGTGAAAAAACCTGATATCGTCGAACAACTATTACCTTACTATTATTATTCAACAAAACGTCCAATTTTAGATACAAACTATTGGGAAACGTATAACGAAGATCATGTACATGTAGTCAATTTACGTGAACAACCAATTGAACTAATCACAGAAAACGGTATTCAAACAACAGAAAAAGAATATCCACTAGATATCATTGTGTTTGCTACAGGTTACGATGCGATGACAGGAACCTTATTAAAACTAGATATTAGAGGAAGAGATGGAGTCTCGCTGAAAGAAAAATGGGAAGATGGGGCAAAAGTTGAAACGTATTTAGGGCTTGGAATTGCTGGATTCCCGAACTTCTTTACGATTACAGGTCCACAAAGTCCATCCGTTTTAACCAATGTGCCAACTGCCATCGAACAACATGTGGAATGGATATCTGACTGCTTAGTTTCTTTAAGAGAACGGAAAGTAAAAACAATCGAACCAAAAGTAGAAGCAGAACAACAATGGAGCAAACAGTGTACAGAAATTGCGAACAGTACATTGTTTACAAAAACAGAGTCTTGGTATACAGGTTCAAATATCGAAGGCAAATCACGTGACTTCTTAATCTACTTGGGAGGTCTAGATAATTATCGCCAAATTTGCAATGAAGTTGCTGAAAAGGGATATAAAGAGTTCGAATTACAATTTGAAGAAGTTAAAGCGTAAAAGGGGGAATGAAAATGGTGAATACGACTATATCAATCAATGAAAAGGTACAAGAGTTTTTAGTAGGAACAAAGGACATGTACATCGATGGGAAATGGGTTCAGGCAGTTAGCGGAAAAGTATATGAATCTATTAATCCAACAACGAATGAAGTATTAGCAAGAATATATGAAGGTGATGAAGAGGAAGTTAATTTAGCTGTACACGCAGCAAGACGCGCATTTGAAGGTGGTTGGAAAAAAACTGCACCTAGAGAACGAGCAAGATTATTAAATAAATTAGCAGATTTAATTGAAGAAAATTTGGAAGTCATTACACAACTTGATGCCCTTGAATATGGTGGCACACTAGCTGTAGCAGGTGGCTTTGCACAAAATGCAGTGCATCATGTGCGTTATTATGCTGGTTGGGCAACAAAGCTTTACGGAGATACAGTTGAGTTAACAGCTGGTGGCAATAATCATGCCTATACAAAGCGTGAACCACTAGGTGTATGTGGTCAAATTACTTCATGGAATTTCCCAGCATTAGTTGCATGCTGGAAATTAGCAGCACCACTTGCAGCCGGGAATACGGTTGTCTTAAAACCTGCGCAGCAAACGTCTTTATCAACATTATATATTGGTAAGTTAGTAGAAGAAGCAGGATTCCCTGCTGGTGTTGTGAATATCGTTACGGGGTCAGGAAGTAAACTGGGTGAAGCGATTACATCACATCCAGATATCGATAAAATTGGCTTCACAGGTTCAACGGTTGTTGGGAAACGAATTATGGAAAAAGCATCAAACACATTGAAAAAAATTACCCTTGAACTTGGTGGAAAGTCGCCAAATATTATTTTTGCGGATGCTGATTTGAGTAAAGCAGTTCCAGGTTCTATTATTGCCATTTTAATGAACACCGGACAAGTATGCGCGGCAGGCTCACGTTTATACATTGAACGAGCTGTATATGACGAAGTAAAAGAAAAGCTGGTTGAAATTGCTGAAAGCTTTGTACTAGGTGATCCATTAAATCCGAATTCACAGATGGGCCCACTCGTATCAGAAGCACAGGTTGAAACGGTTGAAAGATATGTAGAGTTAGCGAAAAAAGATGGTGCGACTATTTTAACAGGTGGAAAACGGCCTGATGATCCAGAGCTTGCAAAAGGAAACTTCTATTTACCAACAATAATCGAAGGATTGAATGAAAATTGTCAGGCAGTTTATGAGGAAATTTTTGGCCCTGTACTTTGTATTTTACCTTTCGACTCTATCGAAGAAGTCATTGAACGTGCGGATACAACAGAATATGGTCTAGCTTCTGGTGTTTGGACGACGAATTTAAATACAGCTCATAAAATGATTGATTCATTAGATGCAGGTTCTGTTTGGGTCAATGGATATTACCAAAATGACGATAATATCCCTCTAACAGGATTTAAACAAAGTGGTGTTGGGTCTGAACTAGGGTTAGCAGGGATTGAAGCATATACAAAAGTAAAAAGTGTTGCCATTAATCTAGGATAAGGAGTGTTGTCACATGAAGGCGTTAGTAATCGAAGGGGTAAAAAATGCATTTGTACAAGAGGTTGCAGATCCAATAATCGATGAAAATGGTGTCATCGTCAAGGTAAAAGCAAATGGGGTTTGTCGTAGTGACTGGCATTATTGGGCTGGGGATATTCCAATTACACAGAAAATCTTAGGACATGAATTTACTGGGGTTGTCGAAGAAGTAGGGAAGAATGTAAACAACTTCAAAAAAGGCGATCGCGTTATCGTTCCTTTCTCCGGTAGTGATGGCACTTGTCCATATTGTCAACAAGGCCATTCAAACCTTTGTCATTCTTCATTTATTCCGGGTTCGACTTACGATGGTGGTTATGCGGAATATGTAGGGGTACCATTAGGTGACCGTAATATCATTCATTTACCAGAAGAAATTAGCTTTTTAGATGGTGCTGCATTAGGATGCCGTTTAATGACAGCATTCCACGGAGTTGTGGATCGAGCAAAAGTAGAGCCAGGTGAGTGGGTAGTTGTATATGGTTGCGGAGGCGTTGGTTTAAATGCTATTAATATCGCTTCTTCCATTGGTGCAACAGTAATCGGAGTCGACATTAATCCTAAAAATCTAGAACTTGCGAAACAAATGGGTGCACATGTGGTGATTAATAGTAAAGAAGTAGACCCTGTTGAAGCAGTTCGCGAAATTACAGGCGGCGGTGCAAATGTATCAATTGATGCACTAGGTATCGCTGACACTTGTCTAAATGGCATCAATAGCTTAGCAAAACGTGGTCGTCATTTACAAGTTGGTGTCACAACGAAAGTAGAGGGTGGAAAAGTAGCATTGCCGATTGACCAAATGGTGATGCAAGAAATCCAATTTATCGGGACACTCGGAATGCCAAACCATCGTTTTGATTCATTACTTCCTCTAGTGTTACAAGGCAAAATTACACCAGGTAAAATGGTAACAGCTCAAATAAGTTTATCAGAAGTAACAAAAATCTTTGAAGAGATGAGTAACTTTAATACGTCAGGTACGTATATTGTAACGGAATTTAGCAATAGTACTGTAGGAGTTTAACTTCAATCAGTGGGGGATAAACCCCCGACAGAAATAACTGTAGATTAATCGGGACGCCGATTGATTTACAGTTTTTTGTTTGTTAATTTTTCATCAAATGAATATAGACGGCAACAAAATTAATTCGCAAAAAATTGCGAATAGATTCACTAAAAACAATATTCTTCTTATAAAATCGAGGAAATTCTCGTTTTTCACATTAGTGTTAGATTTTATAACATATCATTGACAAGTAACATGACCGAGCGTATTATATTGGTTAGAGGGAGGTGGGTTAAATGAGTAGTGAAAACAAAAAAACGAGTGAACTTCGTAGATCGATGCCGTTACTTCCAATTGGTACGGTAATGCAATTGACAGAATTATCTGCTCGTCAAATTCGCTATTATGAGGAACATGATTTAATTCAACCACACCGTTCAGAAGGGAACCGACGAATGTTTTCGTTAAATGATGTCGATACTCTTCTTGAAATAAAAGATATGCTTGAACAAGGCATTAACATGGCAGGAATTAAAAAACTATTTGCACTTAAAGAAAATCCGGCAGTTCAAGCAGCTCAAACCGAAAAAGAAATTTCTGATGCTGATTTACGCCGTATTTTACGCGAAGAGATGAAAGTTGCTCAACGTATGCAAAAGACATCATTACGTCAAGGGAATTTATCGCGTTTTTATCAATAAAATAAAAACGCATAAATAAATAAAAAACAAATTACTAAACATCAACGTGTTAGCAGACTATCCAAAAAAGCGCTAGCAGCTGAGGTAACTATTAGGAGAGTGAAATCTGTGGGGAAATACACAAAAGAAGACATTAAACGCCTTGTAGAAGAGAAGGGTGTAAAATTCATCCGTTTACAATTTACTGACATTCTAGGAACAATCAAAAACGTTGAAATTCCTGTTAGTCAATTAGACAAAGCAATCGACAACAAAATGATGTTTGATGGATCTTCAATCGAAGGTTTCG
Coding sequences:
- a CDS encoding aldehyde dehydrogenase family protein, encoding MSQTTTLNKFYNIIGGQSVPSSSGETFIVENPANKEMKLGVFQQSTEAELNQAVQAAKETLPAWKNVAAPSRGQYVYRAAQYIEDHAEEFKEQLILEVGKSYKDADAEVIRTIRAMRFLAGEAERLKGETIPSWDATVRGFTKREPIGVVGVITPWNVPLAISAWKIATALVCGCTVVYKPASITPVVSYKLMEAYESVNLPAGVINIVTGSGSVIGNAMAKHKDINAITFTGSNPVGNQINQVIASRGARFQAEMGGKNPFVVLEDADLELATTHAIEGGFGESGQRCTATSRVILLKGIADQFVELLVEKVKNLKVGNPLNPENQMGPVAEEKAMNEILNYIEIGKQEGAQLLTGGHRLTDGELAKGYFVAPTIFRGVTPKMTIAQEEIFGPVISIMEVDTYEEALEWANDIEYGLSSTIYTNDMGKALHFIDNIQAGFTHVNMMTMYSEPHFPFGGIKGTGLGGFREQGSVGIDFFTEWKTAYLKSQS
- a CDS encoding iron-containing alcohol dehydrogenase, with translation MNFTGELRIPNVIHYGKDSLSKLGKEASKLGSKALLISDKPMNDLGYVNQIIESLQKENIHTTIYLGVDSETKDTHVEEALAIFKEQSCDLIVALGGGSCIDAAKAVALLATNETELIEYVGGKKEIENDLVPVIAIPTTAGTGSEVTDALVVTHTTKDIKMMIKQPKITPKVAIVDPILTQSAPKMLTVATGIDALCHALEAYISRKSHPLTDTLALSSIKLIVENIQRVYVDGKDLEARSQMALASMQAGIAFSNSSVCLVHGMSRPIGALFHVPHGISNAMLLSAVLDFSLESCTEKLAQIGRAILENVDTDSDDVVAEKTVLYIKQLCVELGIPNLKAWGINDEQFENSLEKMATDALASGSPGNNPRIPTKEEIIDLYRVAFTYDYKNVKVLNG
- a CDS encoding GntP family permease, with product MDLIIILLALGLLMLIAYRGFSVILFAPLCALLAVILTEPNYVLPFFSNIFMQKMVDFIKMYFPVFLLGAIFGKVVEMSGVAESISKSIVKVVGAKRAILAIVMMTAILTYSGVSVFVVAFAVYPFSVKLFQEANIPKRLIPGTIALGALTFTMDALPGTPQIQNVIPTSYFKTDIYAAPTLGIIGAIFVFTCGMLYLESRRRKAHANGEGYLGFADDASLAQKEMAATADISISQIEENKTDSIHWARQLLAFLPLILVGVTNKFFTATLPKWYPNGFDFASIGMESFGKIEISSVVGIWSVELALVIGIIASICFNWSAVFENFKVGVNQSIGGALLAAMNTGAEYGFGGVIAALPGFGIVRDGISQTFTNPLVNSAVTTNVLAGITGSASGGMGIALSAMGEQYMAAATKYNIPPEVMHRVISMASGGMDSLPHNGAVITILAVTGMTHKQSYKDIFALTIIKTLACFFIILVYSLTGLV
- a CDS encoding helix-turn-helix transcriptional regulator, giving the protein MIKQSSWKNDIERIKTIDSQAQKIQDLMEVFLSTFSLEEALLFRYSPIDHLAEGIISIADYEIKNIMSIRDDVTTIPAIFEAIHAQCPKYFEGNNYHLKITRKYVVSEKNNALLVVPVLFNQVVIGYFLGTKFKSIFQQQLLVEAKDFSRTIGELFVKHLSFDENNSIKLSKREFEVMKCLAVGYSSKQISSLLEISETTIKKYIKNVMDKTNTSNRTHAVAFLYQHGILN
- a CDS encoding alpha/beta hydrolase, producing MANLTEKAKAYLENFYNGPKIESFDPIQLKEILAQAPVPPQDDLPNIHQIEERFIKAKDGEEIRLRIYTPEGEGPFPVLVYYHGGGWVIGSVEGFEAANRLVATEGNVVVVSVDYRLAPENPYPTPIEDCYAALEWVAANAAEIKGDASQISVGGDSAGGNLSTVVAKKALDNNGPTIQSQILIYPVTNLEFETNSYNQFAEGFGLDRDLMKWFGIHYVGDEKLYNEPDVSPLKYDSVQGLPPAIVIAAENDVLLDEGKAYAEKLKQDGVEVQYELIPGVIHGYYSIMPFFADETKQTVQLIVNFLNKVKQEA
- a CDS encoding NAD(P)-dependent oxidoreductase yields the protein MSENIRLGFIGLGNMGFPMSENLIKSKYTVYGFDINPTAISKFKELGGQVCQSIKEVVQQVDVLFLSLPSPAIVEKTFYEEGIIKYSPEGLMIIDTSTVNPELNRTIFNVCQENNLKYLGAPVSGGVIGAVNATLTFMVGGPKAYFDEVLPLLNVLGKNLFHVGESPDSGTVIKLINNLMIGFYTQAVGEALTLGENMGLDHERMFEILSVSYGQSRIYERNYKEYIAENNYEPGFTTNLLLKDLKIAKQMAEECKVKLPIGEQLVDWYTKIANEGYGDNDMSAAYLMTKDLAKKAIEIK